In a genomic window of Helianthus annuus cultivar XRQ/B chromosome 10, HanXRQr2.0-SUNRISE, whole genome shotgun sequence:
- the LOC118483210 gene encoding serine/threonine-protein phosphatase BSL1-like codes for MFDLETFRWTKVITLGVGPSARFSMAGSTLHPQHGGILIFMGGCNKSLEALDDMFYLHADCFSWTCLSFQGTDGYILYGHAHDLHNG; via the exons ATGTTTGATCTTG AAACGTTTAGATGGACCAAGGTTATTACTTTAGGAGTGGGCCCATCAGCCAGATTTTCTATGGCAGGAAGCACTTTGCATCCACAGCATGGAGGCATTCTTATATTCATGGGAGGCTGCAATAAGAGTCTCGAGGCACTTGATGACATGTTCTACCTACACGCAG ACTGCTTCAGTTGGACATGCCTAAGCTTTCAAGGCACAG ATGGATATATATTGTATGGGCATGCACATGATCTCCACAACGGATAA
- the LOC110886374 gene encoding palmitoyl-acyl carrier protein thioesterase, chloroplastic-like, with amino-acid sequence MNQHVNNVKYIGWILESVPHSIVENYELASLTLEYRQECKMESVVQSHTYVMVSNNGKIGVYDLVDCKHALQLETGGSDIMRGWSIWRPKQYGNRLGLE; translated from the exons ATGAACCAACATGTTAACAATGTGAAATATATTGGGTGGATCCTTGAG AGTGTTCCACATTCTATTGTCGAGAACTATGAGCTTGCTAGCCTAACTTTAGAGTACCGCCAAGAGTGCAAAATGGAAAGCGTGGTGCAATCCCACACTTATGTAATGGTAAGCAACAATGGCAAAATAGGggtttatgatcttgttgatTGCAAGCATGCGCTTCAACTTGAGACTGGAGGTAGTGATATCATGAGAGGCTGGAGTATATGGCGGCCAAAACAATATGGAAATAGACTAGGACTCGAATGA